Proteins from a genomic interval of Parvivirga hydrogeniphila:
- a CDS encoding gamma-glutamylcyclotransferase family protein, which yields MSERYYFAYGSNMNESQMARRCCSAQKVSSATIRGWKFHINSRGVATVIPEEEGIVYGILWVLAEEDEQALDTCEGVQSGFYYKKEFEVQTDDGRSCAALVYVASDSQRGVPRDGYMAGIVEAAMENGFPSWYVEELQEWCAPNA from the coding sequence ATGTCGGAACGGTACTACTTCGCGTACGGTTCGAACATGAACGAGTCGCAGATGGCCAGGCGGTGTTGCAGCGCCCAAAAGGTCTCCTCAGCCACGATCAGAGGCTGGAAGTTCCACATCAACAGCCGCGGGGTCGCCACCGTGATTCCGGAAGAAGAAGGCATTGTCTACGGCATCCTATGGGTTCTCGCAGAAGAGGACGAGCAGGCCCTCGACACATGTGAAGGCGTGCAATCCGGCTTCTACTACAAGAAGGAGTTCGAAGTCCAGACGGACGACGGGCGCTCTTGCGCAGCGCTCGTGTACGTCGCGAGCGATTCACAGCGCGGGGTTCCGAGAGACGGGTACATGGCCGGCATCGTTGAGGCTGCCATGGAGAACGGTTTTCCGTCGTGGTACGTGGAGGAGCTTCAGGAATGGTGCGCGCCCAACGCGTGA
- a CDS encoding trimeric intracellular cation channel family protein, which translates to MFASLATTVTGAAATATAAATSAAGVTASAEPTGLAAIVTTVVPSLVASALPSELTTTAPVSEMVVHVPLFYEVTAAFIGGLSGAVHADERRMDISGIVTLAIANALGGGIVRDVLLQKYGIAAFQHWWLLAAALLAALFGFFFSPLHRKLRGPFLYLDALSLGLFAVVGADKALSAGLNVIPAVLLGVITSVGGGMIRDVLCGETPQIMRPGTLSATAAVLGSSLYVFLVTYLNIVKPVALVVAAATTLTIRVLAVKRGWTTPTPVHLTTEPGRPWRIVRVDELDSARRDDSHEPAASEHSKGP; encoded by the coding sequence GTGTTTGCATCGCTCGCCACGACCGTGACCGGCGCCGCCGCAACGGCGACAGCGGCGGCCACCAGCGCTGCCGGCGTGACCGCGTCCGCCGAGCCGACCGGCCTCGCCGCCATCGTCACCACCGTCGTGCCGAGCCTGGTCGCAAGCGCGCTCCCCTCTGAGCTCACGACGACCGCGCCGGTCTCGGAGATGGTGGTGCACGTCCCGCTGTTCTACGAGGTCACCGCCGCGTTCATCGGTGGGCTGTCCGGCGCGGTCCACGCCGACGAGCGGCGCATGGACATCTCTGGCATCGTGACGCTGGCGATCGCCAACGCGCTTGGCGGCGGTATCGTACGCGACGTCTTGCTGCAGAAGTACGGCATCGCGGCCTTCCAGCACTGGTGGCTGCTCGCCGCGGCGCTGCTCGCAGCCCTGTTCGGGTTCTTCTTCTCGCCGCTGCACCGCAAACTGCGCGGGCCGTTCCTGTACCTCGACGCGCTGTCGCTCGGGCTGTTCGCCGTCGTCGGCGCCGACAAGGCGCTGAGCGCGGGGCTGAACGTCATCCCGGCGGTGCTGCTGGGCGTCATCACGAGCGTCGGCGGCGGCATGATCCGCGACGTGCTGTGCGGGGAAACGCCGCAGATCATGCGACCCGGAACGCTCTCTGCGACGGCGGCGGTGCTGGGCTCGTCGCTCTACGTCTTCCTGGTGACATACCTCAACATCGTGAAGCCCGTGGCGCTCGTCGTTGCCGCCGCGACGACGCTCACGATCCGCGTGCTCGCGGTCAAGCGCGGATGGACGACGCCCACCCCGGTGCACCTCACGACCGAGCCGGGCCGTCCGTGGCGTATCGTGCGTGTGGACGAGCTCGACTCCGCGCGGCGCGATGACTCCCACGAGCCCGCAGCCAGCGAGCACAGTAAGGGGCCGTGA